TGAGCATCCGGCCGGCGTTGTGGGAGACGATCGCCACCCGACCGCCCACCGGCACACCGAGCCCGTCCAGCCAGGCCGCCTGGTGGCGGGCCATCGCGGCGAGCCGGCCGTAGGTCACGCTGCCCAGCGACGGCGCCGGCTGGTTCGGCTCGTCGACGAAGCCGATTCGGTCCGGGTACACCGTCTCGGCCCGGTCGAGGAAGTCCTTCACGTTGAGCGGATAGAACACCGACCACCTCCGCGACATCGAGCCCACCGTTGCGCTCCGCTCCGGCGGCCGCCCGATCGGGCCCAGCCCGGTGCGTAGCGCCAGGCTCGCGCGCCGCTCGGCACAGCGCAAGCGGAACCGCGGTGTCCGCCCTGGACGTCATCGGACCGCGCCGACTCGTCGCACCGTGTTGCCTTACCGACGGTCACTGTGAGCGCAACAACATCCACCCAAAAATCGACAAGGGACAAATCCGACGTTGCTCGTTCCAGTGAGGCAGTTCACCCTTCAAACCTTCAGCTGGTCACTAACTGTTTACGAAGAGTTGTCGCGTGTTGCGCAAACGTTACCGGCGCCCGTTGACGGCCCCGATGGGTTCTGGTGAAGTGTGCGCACTAATGTTGGATCCCGTCGTGATCCACACGGCAAGGAGGCGCACTGATGCCCACCCCTTCGCTTGACTCCCTGGTCAACCAGAGCGGCATGAACCGTCGCTCCGTTCTCCGCGCGTTCGGGCTCGGCGCTGTCGGGATCGCGGCGTCCCCGCTCCTGGCGGCGTGCACCGGCGCGGACAGCGGCTCGGGCAGTGGTACCGGCACCGTCACGTTCGGCTCGAACGGCTCCGACGAGGTGCCGAAGCGGGCGTTCGCGGCCATGATGAAGACCGCGAAGGACTCCGTTGATCTCGAAGTCAAGATCAACACGGTTCCCCACAACGACTTCCAGAACAACATCAACAACTACCTCAAGGGCAGCCCGGACGACGTCTTCACGTGGTTCGCCGGCTACCGCATGAAGTCGTACGCGAAGCAGGGCCTGCTCGCCGACATCGACGACGTCTGGGAGAAGGTCGGCGGCAACTTCTCCGACGCGTTCAAGACGGCCTCCACCGCCGACGACGGCAAGAAGTACTTCATTCCGAACTACAACTACCCCTGGGGCTGGTTCTACCGGCCGAGCGTCTGGAAGGAGAAGGGCTACACCGAGCCCAAGACCTGGGACGAGCTCATCGCGCTGACCAAGAAGATGAAGGCCGACGGGCTCACCCCGATCGCGTTCGGCGACAAGGACGGCTGGCCGGCGTTCGGCACGTTCGACTACCTGAACATGCGCCTCAACGGCTACCAGTTCCACATCGACCTGATGGGTCACAAGGAGAGCTGGGAGGACGCGAAGGTCAAGCAGGTCTTCACGACCTGGAAGGAGCTCTTCCCCTACCAGGCCGCCGGCGCGCTCGGCCGCACCTGGCAGGAGGCGGCGCAGACCGTCGTCCAGAAGAAGTCCGGCATGTACCTGCTCGGCACGTTCGTCGGCCAGCAGTGGCCCAAGGGCGACACCGACATCGACTTCTTCCCGTTCCCGGAGCTCGACAGCAACGTCGGCGCGGACGCGGTCGAGGCCCCGATCGACGGCTTCATCCTGAGCAAGAAGGGCGGCGAGAACGACAGCGCCCGCAAGCTCATGGAGTTCCTCGCG
The window above is part of the Cryptosporangium minutisporangium genome. Proteins encoded here:
- a CDS encoding ABC transporter substrate-binding protein, encoding MPTPSLDSLVNQSGMNRRSVLRAFGLGAVGIAASPLLAACTGADSGSGSGTGTVTFGSNGSDEVPKRAFAAMMKTAKDSVDLEVKINTVPHNDFQNNINNYLKGSPDDVFTWFAGYRMKSYAKQGLLADIDDVWEKVGGNFSDAFKTASTADDGKKYFIPNYNYPWGWFYRPSVWKEKGYTEPKTWDELIALTKKMKADGLTPIAFGDKDGWPAFGTFDYLNMRLNGYQFHIDLMGHKESWEDAKVKQVFTTWKELFPYQAAGALGRTWQEAAQTVVQKKSGMYLLGTFVGQQWPKGDTDIDFFPFPELDSNVGADAVEAPIDGFILSKKGGENDSARKLMEFLASGEAQDVYQSEDPNNVAASKEASTDKYTALQKKSAEVIGSAKNISQFLDRDAEPAFANNAALPAFQEFLKDGDVNAVTKGLEAQAKQIYGS